A genomic window from Glycine max cultivar Williams 82 chromosome 17, Glycine_max_v4.0, whole genome shotgun sequence includes:
- the LOC100784507 gene encoding pathogenesis-related protein PR-1, with translation MRHCLAMFLFLVTTTYANTVVPTTTQKPPRSFANQFLIPQNAARAVLRLRPLVWDSKLAHYAQWYANQRRNDCALEHSNGPYGENIFWGSGTGWEPAQAVSAWVEERQWYNYWHNSCANGQMCGHYTQIVWSTTRKVGCASVVCSAGKGTFMTCNYDPPGNYYGERPY, from the coding sequence ATGAGGCACTGTTTGGCTATGTTTCTTTTCCTAGTCACAACAACCTATGCTAACACGGTTGTCCCTACCACCACCCAAAAGCCACCAAGAAGCTTTGCAAACCAATTCCTAATCCCCCAGAACGCGGCACGTGCGGTGCTGAGGCTGCGGCCATTGGTGTGGGACTCCAAATTAGCACACTATGCTCAGTGGTATGCAAACCAGAGGCGCAACGATTGTGCTCTTGAGCATTCAAACGGACCTTACGGTGAGAACATTTTCTGGGGCAGTGGCACGGGGTGGGAGCCAGCACAAGCTGTTAGTGCTTGGGTTGAAGAGCGCCAATGGTACAATTATTGGCACAATTCCTGTGCCAATGGACAGATGTGTGGGCATTACACTCAGATTGTGTGGAGCACCACGAGGAAAGTTGGTTGCGCTAGCGTTGTTTGCTCTGCTGGTAAGGGTACCTTCATGACTTGCAACTATGATCCTCCTGGGAACTACTATGGAGAGAGACCTTACTGA
- the LOC100786097 gene encoding CBL-interacting serine/threonine-protein kinase 21 isoform X2 has translation MNFLKQVIGTKTKIYIVMEYVSGGQLLDKISYGEKLNACEARKLFQQLIDALKYCHNKGVYHRDLKPENLLLDSKGNLKVSDFGLSALQKHNDVLNTRCGSPGYVAPELLLSKGYDGAAADVWSCGVILFELLAGYLPFNDRNLMNLYGKIWKAEYRCPPWFTQNQKKLIAKILEPRPVKRITIPDIVEDEWFQTDYKPVFASEFDQNINLDDVDVAFNSIKENIRESTIPKSSSFINAFQLIAMSQDLDLSGLFEEQDEKKQRTRLGSKHTINETIEKIEAAATDVGLSIEKMNNFKIKMQPKQIMTRCSRSYLSAQVIEVAPTHCVIEISKSTGDLRVYHKFCESLSNLLKQKPDVPSQSQDSVDLCAAERKKQDAGCYEEPKSEDSKPLPGYKSA, from the exons ATGAACTTCTTGAAACAGGTTATTGGCACAAAAACGAAGATATACATTGTGATGGAATATGTTTCAGGAGGACAGCTATTAGACAAGATA TCCTATGGAGAGAAGTTGAATGCATGTGAGGCAAGAAAACTATTCCAGCAACTTATTGATGCCCTGAAATACTGCCATAACAAAGGGGTTTATCATCGAGATCTCAAG CCAGAAAACTTGCTTCTTGACAGCAAGGGAAATCTCAAAGTGTCTGATTTTGGATTAAGTGCATTGCAAAAG CATAACGATGTCTTAAACACGCGGTGTGGATCCCCAGGCTATGTGGCACCTGAG CTGCTATTGAGCAAGGGGTATGATGGAGCAGCTGCTGATGTTTGGTCATGTGGGGTGATCCTTTTTGAATTACTTGCAGGCTATTTACCATTTAACGACCGGAACTTGATGAACTTATATGGAAAG ATATGGAAGGCAGAATATAGATGTCCCCCATGGTTTACTCAGAATCAAAAGAAACTAATTGCCAAAATACTTGAACCACGTCCTGTAAAG CGGATAACTATACCAGATATTGTTGAAGATGAGTGGTTTCAGACTGACTACAAGCCTGTTTTTGCATCTGAATTTGATCAGAACATTAACttggatgatgttgatgttgctttcaattcaattaag GAGAATATCAGAGAGTCAACGATACCCAAGTCCTCAAGTTTCATTAATGCGTTTCAACTAATAGCCATGTCTCAGGACCTTGATCTATCTGGCCTTTTTGAAGAACAG GATGAAAAAAAGCAGAGAACAAGGCTGGGATCCAAACACACTATCAATGAAACGATAGAAAAAATAGAAGCTGCCGCAACAGATGTAGGATTGTCaatagagaaaatgaacaaCTTTAAG ATAAAAATGCAACCAAAACAGATAATGACTAGGTGTTCTAGATCATACCTATCAGCCCAG GTGATTGAAGTTGCTCCAACTCATTGTGTTATAGAAATATCAAAATCTACAGGAGATCTAAGAGTGTACCATAAA TTTTGTGAAAGTTTATCAAATCTGCTGAAACAAAAACCTGATGTGCCATCACAAAGCCAAGATTCAGTAGATCTATGTGCCgctgaaagaaaaaaacaagatgCTGGATG CTACGAAGAGCCAAAAAGTGAAGATAGCAAACCTCTTCCTGGCTATAAATCTGCTTGA
- the LOC100786097 gene encoding CBL-interacting serine/threonine-protein kinase 21 isoform X1, giving the protein MGLVKKIGKYQLGRTIGEGTFSKVKLAVNGNNGQKVAIKVIDKHMVLENNLKNQVKREIRTMKLLHHPNIVRIHEVIGTKTKIYIVMEYVSGGQLLDKISYGEKLNACEARKLFQQLIDALKYCHNKGVYHRDLKPENLLLDSKGNLKVSDFGLSALQKHNDVLNTRCGSPGYVAPELLLSKGYDGAAADVWSCGVILFELLAGYLPFNDRNLMNLYGKIWKAEYRCPPWFTQNQKKLIAKILEPRPVKRITIPDIVEDEWFQTDYKPVFASEFDQNINLDDVDVAFNSIKENIRESTIPKSSSFINAFQLIAMSQDLDLSGLFEEQDEKKQRTRLGSKHTINETIEKIEAAATDVGLSIEKMNNFKIKMQPKQIMTRCSRSYLSAQVIEVAPTHCVIEISKSTGDLRVYHKFCESLSNLLKQKPDVPSQSQDSVDLCAAERKKQDAGCYEEPKSEDSKPLPGYKSA; this is encoded by the exons ATGGggcttgtaaaaaaaattgggaaGTATCAGCTTGGTAGGACAATTGGAGAAGGTACATTCTCTAAGGTTAAGCTGGCTGTCAATGGCAACAATGGTCAGAAGGTTGCGATCAAGGTCATTGATAAGCATATGGTCCTGGAAAACAATCTTAAGAATCAG GTTAAAAGAGAGATCAGAACAATGAAACTTCTCCATCATCCAAATATAGTTAGAATTCACGAG GTTATTGGCACAAAAACGAAGATATACATTGTGATGGAATATGTTTCAGGAGGACAGCTATTAGACAAGATA TCCTATGGAGAGAAGTTGAATGCATGTGAGGCAAGAAAACTATTCCAGCAACTTATTGATGCCCTGAAATACTGCCATAACAAAGGGGTTTATCATCGAGATCTCAAG CCAGAAAACTTGCTTCTTGACAGCAAGGGAAATCTCAAAGTGTCTGATTTTGGATTAAGTGCATTGCAAAAG CATAACGATGTCTTAAACACGCGGTGTGGATCCCCAGGCTATGTGGCACCTGAG CTGCTATTGAGCAAGGGGTATGATGGAGCAGCTGCTGATGTTTGGTCATGTGGGGTGATCCTTTTTGAATTACTTGCAGGCTATTTACCATTTAACGACCGGAACTTGATGAACTTATATGGAAAG ATATGGAAGGCAGAATATAGATGTCCCCCATGGTTTACTCAGAATCAAAAGAAACTAATTGCCAAAATACTTGAACCACGTCCTGTAAAG CGGATAACTATACCAGATATTGTTGAAGATGAGTGGTTTCAGACTGACTACAAGCCTGTTTTTGCATCTGAATTTGATCAGAACATTAACttggatgatgttgatgttgctttcaattcaattaag GAGAATATCAGAGAGTCAACGATACCCAAGTCCTCAAGTTTCATTAATGCGTTTCAACTAATAGCCATGTCTCAGGACCTTGATCTATCTGGCCTTTTTGAAGAACAG GATGAAAAAAAGCAGAGAACAAGGCTGGGATCCAAACACACTATCAATGAAACGATAGAAAAAATAGAAGCTGCCGCAACAGATGTAGGATTGTCaatagagaaaatgaacaaCTTTAAG ATAAAAATGCAACCAAAACAGATAATGACTAGGTGTTCTAGATCATACCTATCAGCCCAG GTGATTGAAGTTGCTCCAACTCATTGTGTTATAGAAATATCAAAATCTACAGGAGATCTAAGAGTGTACCATAAA TTTTGTGAAAGTTTATCAAATCTGCTGAAACAAAAACCTGATGTGCCATCACAAAGCCAAGATTCAGTAGATCTATGTGCCgctgaaagaaaaaaacaagatgCTGGATG CTACGAAGAGCCAAAAAGTGAAGATAGCAAACCTCTTCCTGGCTATAAATCTGCTTGA
- the LOC100804624 gene encoding xylose isomerase, translating to MMKMKLVKTLLLLLCVKLFCYAVIGAPQTCPANNEDKCGDSDEWKGEFFPDIPKIKYEGPSSKNVLSFKWYNAEEEILGKKMKDWLRFSVAFWHTFRGTGADPFGAPTKYWLWEDGTNSLNMAKRRMRANFEFISKLGVDFWCFHDRDIAPDGKTLEESNANLDEVVALAQELQTKAKKRVLWGTAQLFMHPRYMHGAATSSELKVYAYAAAQVKKAIEVTHYLGGENYVFWGGREGYQSLLNTDMERELNHLARFFEAAVAYKKKIGFNGTFLIEPKPQEPTKHQYDWDAATSANFLRKYGLTGEFKLNIECNHATLSGHSCHHELETARINGLLGNIDANTGDPQVGWDTDQFLVDIQEATLIMLSVIRNGGLAPGGFNFDAKLRRESTDVEDLFIAHIVGMDTLARGLRNAAKLIEDGSLAELVRKRYQSFDTEIGAQIEAGKADFELLEKKVKEWGEPKVASAKQELAEMILQSVL from the exons atgatgaaaatgaaattggtGAAAACATTACTGCTTCTCCTTTGTGTGAAACTCTTCTGTTATGCAGTG ATTGGTGCTCCTCAAACTTGTCCTGCTAACAATGAGGATAAATGCGGCGATTCAGATGAATGGAAAGGGGAGTTTTTCCCTGACATTCCCAAAATTAAATATGAG ggTCCGTCAAGTAAGAATGTGCTTTCATTTAAATGGTATAATGCAGAGGAGGAAATTCTTGGGAAGAAGATGAAG GATTGGTTAAGATTTAGTGTTGCATTTTGGCATACATTCCGTGGAACAGGTGCTGACCCATTTGGTGCACCTACCAAATACTGGCTATGGGAAGATGGTACCAATTCATTAAACATGGCTAAAAGACGAA TGAGAGCTAACTTTGAGTTCATAAGCAAACTCGGTGTTGACTTTTGGTGTTTCCACGACAGGGATATAGCCCCTGATGGAAAAACTCTTGAG GAATCTAATGCAAACTTGGATGAAGTGGTTGCCCTTGCTCAAGAGCTCCAGACTAAG GCTAAAAAAAGAGTGTTATGGGGAACAGCTcagttgttcatgcatcctcgtTACATGCATGGTGCTGCTACTAG CTCTGAATTAAAGGTCTATGCATATGCTGCTGCTCAAGTGAAGAAAGCCATAGAG GTGACACATTATTTGGGGGgagaaaattatgttttctgGGGTGGTCGTGAAGGTTATCAATCTCTTTTGAACACAGATATGGAGCGAGAGCTTAATCATTTG GCTAGGTTTTTTGAAGCTGCTGTTGCATACAAAAAGAAGATTGGATTCAATG GGACATTTCTAATCGAACCAAAGCCACAAGAACCTACAAAACACCA GTATGATTGGGATGCTGCAACCTCAGCTAATTTCTTGCGAAAATATGGACTTACAG GGGAATTCAAACTCAACATAgagtgcaaccatgccaccctcTCTGGCCACAG TTGTCATCATGAGCTCGAAACTGCAAGGATCAATGGATTGCTGGGTAATATTGATGCAAACACTGGTGATCCTCAAGTTG GTTGGGACACTGATCAGTTTCTTGTAGATATTCAAGAGGCGACACTGATTATGCTCAGTGTGATCAGAAAT GGAGGACTTGCACCCGGTGGATTCAACTTCGATGCGAAATT GCGGAGAGAGAGCACAGATGTTGAAGACTTGTTCATAGCCCACATTGTTGGAATGGATACCCTGGCCCGTGGCCTGAGGAATGCTGCCAAGTTGATTGAG GATGGTTCTCTTGCTGAGCTTGTTCGTAAGCGTTATCAGAGTTTTGACACTGAAATTGGGGCTCAAATAGAG GCTGGTAAGGCTGACTTTGAACTGCTTGAGAAGAAGGTCAAGGAATGGGGAGAACCAAAGGTTGCTTCTGCGAAACAG GAGCTAGCCGAGATGATCCTCCAATCTGTTCTGTAG
- the LOC100805153 gene encoding ADP-ribosylation factor 1-like (The RefSeq protein has 2 substitutions compared to this genomic sequence): MGIVFTKLFSSLFGNKEARILVLGLDNAGKTTILYRLQMGEVVSTIPTIGFNVETVQYNNIKFQVWDLGGQTSIRPYWRCYFPNTQAIIYVVDSSDVDRLVVAKEEFHAILEEEELKGAVVLIFANKQDLPGALDDAAVTEALELHKIKNRQWAIFKTSAIKGEGLFEGLDWLGNTLKSGGG; encoded by the exons ATGGGAATAGTGTTCACCAAATTGTTTTCCTCTCTTTTCGGTAACAAGGAAGCTCGAATCCTCGTTCTCGGCCTCGACAATGCCGGCAAAACCACTATTCTCT ATCGGCTTCAGATGGGCGAAGTTGTCTCCACCATTCCAA CAATTGGGTTTAATGTCGAAACAGTGCAGTATAACAACATTAAATTTCAAGTCTGGGATTTAG GTGGGCAAACAAGTATCAG GCCATATTGGAGGTGTTACTTTCCAAATACCCAAGCAATAATCTATGTTGTTGATTCAAGTGACGTTGATAGGCTTGTGATAGCTAAGGAGGAGTTCCATGCAATTCTGGAG GAGGAAGAACTAAAAGGTGCAGTTGTTCTCATTTTCGCAAACAAACAG GACCTTCCCGGTGCACTTGATGATGCAGCAGTGACGGAGGCTCTAGAGTTACACAAGATCAAAAATCGCCAATGGGCTATTTTCAAAACTTCTGCCATAAAAGGAGAAGGACTTTTTGAGGGCCTGGACTG GTTGAGCAATACACTCAAATCTGGAGGTGGCTAA